Proteins encoded by one window of Myxocyprinus asiaticus isolate MX2 ecotype Aquarium Trade chromosome 35, UBuf_Myxa_2, whole genome shotgun sequence:
- the LOC127426126 gene encoding nuclear transcription factor Y subunit alpha-like isoform X1, with product MEQYTTTTTTSGEQIVVQTSSGQIQQQGTVTAVQLQTEPQVGQTAAQQVLQVVQGQQLMVQVSGGQLITSSGQPIMVQAMTGGQGQTIMQVPVTGTQGLQQIQLLQPGQIQLPGGQTLQLQGQQGQTQQIIIQQPQTAVTAGQNQGQQQITLQGQQVAQTAEGQTIVYQPVNADGTILQQGMITIPASSLAGAQLVSAGSNTNTTNTGQGTVTVTLPMAGNMVNAGGMVMMVPGSGASVPAMQRIPLPGAEMLEEEPLYVNAKQYHRILKRRQARAKLEAEGKIPKERRKYLHESRHRHAMARKRGDGGRFFSPKEKEEMAMQAFKVSEGLELSSHWPATSAPPLG from the exons ATGGAGCAGTACACTACCACCACGACAACTAGTGGAGAGCAGATAGTAGTGCAGACCAGCAGCGGACAGATTCAACAACAG GGCACAGTGACTGCGGTCCAGTTGCAGACTGAGCCTCAGGTAGGCCAGACTGCAGCCCAGCAGGTCCTACAGGTA GTCCAAGGTCAGCAGCTTATGGTACAAGTCAGTGGGGGTCAGCTCATCACCTCCTCTGGGCAGCCCATAATGGTACAGGCCATGACAGGAGGGCAGGGTCAAACCATCATGCAGGTACCGGTAACTGGGACACAAGGGCTGCAGCAG ATTCAGTTGTTACAGCCAGGACAGATCCAGCTACCAGGTGGACAGACTTTACAGCTACAGGGTCAGCAAGGACAGACCCAACAGATCATCATCCAACAGCCACAGACTGCGGTCACGGCAGGACAGAACCAG GGTCAGCAGCAGATCACTTTACAGGGACAGCAAGTGGCTCAAACAGCAGAAGGACAGACTATCGTTTACCAGCCAGTCAATGCTGATGGAACCATCCTGCAGCAGG GAATGATCACGATTCCAGCTTCCTCTTTAGCAGGAGCCCAGTTAGTCTCGGCTGGATCCAACACAAACACAACTAACACTGGTCAGGGCACAGTGACGGTCACTCTCCCCATGGCAGGAAACATGGTCAACGCTGGAGGAATGGTCATG ATGGTCCCAGGTAGTGGAGCGTCAGTTCCTGCCATGCAGCGTATCCCTCTTCCTGGTGCAGAAATGCTGGAGGAGGAGCCTTTGTACGTCAACGCTAAACAATATCACAGAATCCTCAAGAGGAGACAAGCCCGTGCCAAACTAGAGGCAGAGGGCAAGATACCCAAAGAGAGAAGA AAATACCTTCATGAGTCCCGTCATCGTCACGCCATGGCCAGGAAACGTGGGGATGGTGGGCGCTTCTTCTCTCCAAAGGAAAAGGAGGAAATGGCTATGCAGGCCTTCAAGGTGAGCGAGGGGCTCGAGCTCAGCTCTCATTGGCCAGCCACCTCTGCCCCGCCTCTGGGGTAA
- the LOC127426126 gene encoding nuclear transcription factor Y subunit alpha-like isoform X4, whose protein sequence is MEQYTTTTTTSGEQIVVQTSSGQIQQQGTVTAVQLQTEPQVQGQQLMVQVSGGQLITSSGQPIMVQAMTGGQGQTIMQVPVTGTQGLQQIQLLQPGQIQLPGGQTLQLQGQQGQTQQIIIQQPQTAVTAGQNQGQQQITLQGQQVAQTAEGQTIVYQPVNADGTILQQGMITIPASSLAGAQLVSAGSNTNTTNTGQGTVTVTLPMAGNMVNAGGMVMMVPGSGASVPAMQRIPLPGAEMLEEEPLYVNAKQYHRILKRRQARAKLEAEGKIPKERRKYLHESRHRHAMARKRGDGGRFFSPKEKEEMAMQAFKVSEGLELSSHWPATSAPPLG, encoded by the exons ATGGAGCAGTACACTACCACCACGACAACTAGTGGAGAGCAGATAGTAGTGCAGACCAGCAGCGGACAGATTCAACAACAG GGCACAGTGACTGCGGTCCAGTTGCAGACTGAGCCTCAG GTCCAAGGTCAGCAGCTTATGGTACAAGTCAGTGGGGGTCAGCTCATCACCTCCTCTGGGCAGCCCATAATGGTACAGGCCATGACAGGAGGGCAGGGTCAAACCATCATGCAGGTACCGGTAACTGGGACACAAGGGCTGCAGCAG ATTCAGTTGTTACAGCCAGGACAGATCCAGCTACCAGGTGGACAGACTTTACAGCTACAGGGTCAGCAAGGACAGACCCAACAGATCATCATCCAACAGCCACAGACTGCGGTCACGGCAGGACAGAACCAG GGTCAGCAGCAGATCACTTTACAGGGACAGCAAGTGGCTCAAACAGCAGAAGGACAGACTATCGTTTACCAGCCAGTCAATGCTGATGGAACCATCCTGCAGCAGG GAATGATCACGATTCCAGCTTCCTCTTTAGCAGGAGCCCAGTTAGTCTCGGCTGGATCCAACACAAACACAACTAACACTGGTCAGGGCACAGTGACGGTCACTCTCCCCATGGCAGGAAACATGGTCAACGCTGGAGGAATGGTCATG ATGGTCCCAGGTAGTGGAGCGTCAGTTCCTGCCATGCAGCGTATCCCTCTTCCTGGTGCAGAAATGCTGGAGGAGGAGCCTTTGTACGTCAACGCTAAACAATATCACAGAATCCTCAAGAGGAGACAAGCCCGTGCCAAACTAGAGGCAGAGGGCAAGATACCCAAAGAGAGAAGA AAATACCTTCATGAGTCCCGTCATCGTCACGCCATGGCCAGGAAACGTGGGGATGGTGGGCGCTTCTTCTCTCCAAAGGAAAAGGAGGAAATGGCTATGCAGGCCTTCAAGGTGAGCGAGGGGCTCGAGCTCAGCTCTCATTGGCCAGCCACCTCTGCCCCGCCTCTGGGGTAA
- the LOC127426126 gene encoding nuclear transcription factor Y subunit alpha-like isoform X5 codes for MEQYTTTTTTSGEQIVVQTSSGQIQQQVQGQQLMVQVSGGQLITSSGQPIMVQAMTGGQGQTIMQVPVTGTQGLQQIQLLQPGQIQLPGGQTLQLQGQQGQTQQIIIQQPQTAVTAGQNQGQQQITLQGQQVAQTAEGQTIVYQPVNADGTILQQGMITIPASSLAGAQLVSAGSNTNTTNTGQGTVTVTLPMAGNMVNAGGMVMMVPGSGASVPAMQRIPLPGAEMLEEEPLYVNAKQYHRILKRRQARAKLEAEGKIPKERRKYLHESRHRHAMARKRGDGGRFFSPKEKEEMAMQAFKVSEGLELSSHWPATSAPPLG; via the exons ATGGAGCAGTACACTACCACCACGACAACTAGTGGAGAGCAGATAGTAGTGCAGACCAGCAGCGGACAGATTCAACAACAG GTCCAAGGTCAGCAGCTTATGGTACAAGTCAGTGGGGGTCAGCTCATCACCTCCTCTGGGCAGCCCATAATGGTACAGGCCATGACAGGAGGGCAGGGTCAAACCATCATGCAGGTACCGGTAACTGGGACACAAGGGCTGCAGCAG ATTCAGTTGTTACAGCCAGGACAGATCCAGCTACCAGGTGGACAGACTTTACAGCTACAGGGTCAGCAAGGACAGACCCAACAGATCATCATCCAACAGCCACAGACTGCGGTCACGGCAGGACAGAACCAG GGTCAGCAGCAGATCACTTTACAGGGACAGCAAGTGGCTCAAACAGCAGAAGGACAGACTATCGTTTACCAGCCAGTCAATGCTGATGGAACCATCCTGCAGCAGG GAATGATCACGATTCCAGCTTCCTCTTTAGCAGGAGCCCAGTTAGTCTCGGCTGGATCCAACACAAACACAACTAACACTGGTCAGGGCACAGTGACGGTCACTCTCCCCATGGCAGGAAACATGGTCAACGCTGGAGGAATGGTCATG ATGGTCCCAGGTAGTGGAGCGTCAGTTCCTGCCATGCAGCGTATCCCTCTTCCTGGTGCAGAAATGCTGGAGGAGGAGCCTTTGTACGTCAACGCTAAACAATATCACAGAATCCTCAAGAGGAGACAAGCCCGTGCCAAACTAGAGGCAGAGGGCAAGATACCCAAAGAGAGAAGA AAATACCTTCATGAGTCCCGTCATCGTCACGCCATGGCCAGGAAACGTGGGGATGGTGGGCGCTTCTTCTCTCCAAAGGAAAAGGAGGAAATGGCTATGCAGGCCTTCAAGGTGAGCGAGGGGCTCGAGCTCAGCTCTCATTGGCCAGCCACCTCTGCCCCGCCTCTGGGGTAA
- the LOC127426126 gene encoding nuclear transcription factor Y subunit alpha-like isoform X2, whose amino-acid sequence MEQYTTTTTTSGEQIVVQTSSGQIQQQGTVTAVQLQTEPQVGQTAAQQVLQVQGQQLMVQVSGGQLITSSGQPIMVQAMTGGQGQTIMQVPVTGTQGLQQIQLLQPGQIQLPGGQTLQLQGQQGQTQQIIIQQPQTAVTAGQNQGQQQITLQGQQVAQTAEGQTIVYQPVNADGTILQQGMITIPASSLAGAQLVSAGSNTNTTNTGQGTVTVTLPMAGNMVNAGGMVMMVPGSGASVPAMQRIPLPGAEMLEEEPLYVNAKQYHRILKRRQARAKLEAEGKIPKERRKYLHESRHRHAMARKRGDGGRFFSPKEKEEMAMQAFKVSEGLELSSHWPATSAPPLG is encoded by the exons ATGGAGCAGTACACTACCACCACGACAACTAGTGGAGAGCAGATAGTAGTGCAGACCAGCAGCGGACAGATTCAACAACAG GGCACAGTGACTGCGGTCCAGTTGCAGACTGAGCCTCAGGTAGGCCAGACTGCAGCCCAGCAGGTCCTACAG GTCCAAGGTCAGCAGCTTATGGTACAAGTCAGTGGGGGTCAGCTCATCACCTCCTCTGGGCAGCCCATAATGGTACAGGCCATGACAGGAGGGCAGGGTCAAACCATCATGCAGGTACCGGTAACTGGGACACAAGGGCTGCAGCAG ATTCAGTTGTTACAGCCAGGACAGATCCAGCTACCAGGTGGACAGACTTTACAGCTACAGGGTCAGCAAGGACAGACCCAACAGATCATCATCCAACAGCCACAGACTGCGGTCACGGCAGGACAGAACCAG GGTCAGCAGCAGATCACTTTACAGGGACAGCAAGTGGCTCAAACAGCAGAAGGACAGACTATCGTTTACCAGCCAGTCAATGCTGATGGAACCATCCTGCAGCAGG GAATGATCACGATTCCAGCTTCCTCTTTAGCAGGAGCCCAGTTAGTCTCGGCTGGATCCAACACAAACACAACTAACACTGGTCAGGGCACAGTGACGGTCACTCTCCCCATGGCAGGAAACATGGTCAACGCTGGAGGAATGGTCATG ATGGTCCCAGGTAGTGGAGCGTCAGTTCCTGCCATGCAGCGTATCCCTCTTCCTGGTGCAGAAATGCTGGAGGAGGAGCCTTTGTACGTCAACGCTAAACAATATCACAGAATCCTCAAGAGGAGACAAGCCCGTGCCAAACTAGAGGCAGAGGGCAAGATACCCAAAGAGAGAAGA AAATACCTTCATGAGTCCCGTCATCGTCACGCCATGGCCAGGAAACGTGGGGATGGTGGGCGCTTCTTCTCTCCAAAGGAAAAGGAGGAAATGGCTATGCAGGCCTTCAAGGTGAGCGAGGGGCTCGAGCTCAGCTCTCATTGGCCAGCCACCTCTGCCCCGCCTCTGGGGTAA
- the LOC127426126 gene encoding nuclear transcription factor Y subunit alpha-like isoform X3: protein MEQYTTTTTTSGEQIVVQTSSGQIQQQGTVTAVQLQTEPQVGQTAAQQVLQVVQGQQLMVQVSGGQLITSSGQPIMVQAMTGGQGQTIMQVPVTGTQGLQQIQLLQPGQIQLPGGQTLQLQGQQGQTQQIIIQQPQTAVTAGQNQGQQQITLQGQQVAQTAEGQTIVYQPVNADGTILQQGMITIPASSLAGAQLVSAGSNTNTTNTGQGTVTVTLPMAGNMVNAGGMVMMVPGSGASVPAMQRIPLPGAEMLEEEPLYVNAKQYHRILKRRQARAKLEAEGKIPKERRKYLHESRHRHAMARKRGDGGRFFSPKEKEEMAMQAFKKSEHSQVEDDTVGQMIQVA from the exons ATGGAGCAGTACACTACCACCACGACAACTAGTGGAGAGCAGATAGTAGTGCAGACCAGCAGCGGACAGATTCAACAACAG GGCACAGTGACTGCGGTCCAGTTGCAGACTGAGCCTCAGGTAGGCCAGACTGCAGCCCAGCAGGTCCTACAGGTA GTCCAAGGTCAGCAGCTTATGGTACAAGTCAGTGGGGGTCAGCTCATCACCTCCTCTGGGCAGCCCATAATGGTACAGGCCATGACAGGAGGGCAGGGTCAAACCATCATGCAGGTACCGGTAACTGGGACACAAGGGCTGCAGCAG ATTCAGTTGTTACAGCCAGGACAGATCCAGCTACCAGGTGGACAGACTTTACAGCTACAGGGTCAGCAAGGACAGACCCAACAGATCATCATCCAACAGCCACAGACTGCGGTCACGGCAGGACAGAACCAG GGTCAGCAGCAGATCACTTTACAGGGACAGCAAGTGGCTCAAACAGCAGAAGGACAGACTATCGTTTACCAGCCAGTCAATGCTGATGGAACCATCCTGCAGCAGG GAATGATCACGATTCCAGCTTCCTCTTTAGCAGGAGCCCAGTTAGTCTCGGCTGGATCCAACACAAACACAACTAACACTGGTCAGGGCACAGTGACGGTCACTCTCCCCATGGCAGGAAACATGGTCAACGCTGGAGGAATGGTCATG ATGGTCCCAGGTAGTGGAGCGTCAGTTCCTGCCATGCAGCGTATCCCTCTTCCTGGTGCAGAAATGCTGGAGGAGGAGCCTTTGTACGTCAACGCTAAACAATATCACAGAATCCTCAAGAGGAGACAAGCCCGTGCCAAACTAGAGGCAGAGGGCAAGATACCCAAAGAGAGAAGA AAATACCTTCATGAGTCCCGTCATCGTCACGCCATGGCCAGGAAACGTGGGGATGGTGGGCGCTTCTTCTCTCCAAAGGAAAAGGAGGAAATGGCTATGCAGGCCTTCAAG